The stretch of DNA AAATCCGCCGGTTAGCCCGGCCCTGAGGATACGAAAAGGAGGCATGCACAATGGCTGTTACCAAGGATGAGGTCTTCGAGTTCATAGACAAGATGACCATCGTGGAGATGTCGGATTTCATCAAGGAGTTCGAGGAGCGCTACGGCGTCACGGCGGCCGCGCCGGTGCCGGTGGCCGCGGGGGCGCCCGCGGGGGCCGAGGCCCCGGCGGCGGAGGAGAAGACCAGCTTCGACGTGGTCCTCTCGGCCGCCGGCGACAAGAAGATACAGGTCATCAAGGTGGTCCGCGAGATCACCGGCTTGGGGCTCAAGGAGGCCAAGGAGCTCGTGGACGGCGCTCCCAAGCCCGTCAAGACGGGCGTCGGCAAGGAAGAGGCCGACGAGATCAAGGCAAAGCTCGACGAGCAGGGGGCGACGGTGGAGGTGAAGTAGACCGCCTCCGCCCCCTCCGTCTGCATCAGCACACTTCAGTTTCGGAGAAGGAGTTTTAATGGCAAAGGCTTTACGAGAAAGGCTGGATTTCGGCAAGGTGCGGTCCATACTGGACGTGCCGAACCTGATAGACCTGCAGGTCAGCTCGTTCGAGAGCTTCCTGCAGATGAAGGTGCCGCCGGAGAAGAGGAGGGACGGGGGCCTGCAGGCCGCCTTCC from Nitrospirota bacterium encodes:
- the rplL gene encoding 50S ribosomal protein L7/L12, whose product is MAVTKDEVFEFIDKMTIVEMSDFIKEFEERYGVTAAAPVPVAAGAPAGAEAPAAEEKTSFDVVLSAAGDKKIQVIKVVREITGLGLKEAKELVDGAPKPVKTGVGKEEADEIKAKLDEQGATVEVK